From the genome of Pseudomonas helvetica:
GATCGCTCTCGGCGGCTGGGTCAGTGCCAACTACGCGGCGGTGGCCTGTATCGACTTCCCCACTTGTCACGGCCAATGGTTGCCACCGGCTGATTTCGCCAACGGCTTTCACCTGACCCAACACATCGGCCCCAACTACCTCGGCGGACAGCTCGACAGCGATGCGCGCACGGCGATTCACCTGACTCACCGCATTGGCGCTTTGCTGGTCACGCTGGTGCTGCTGGGGCTGGCCTGGCAGCTCAAGGTCGTCGGCATGACCCGACTCGCCGGGTTGGTACTGGGGGCGTTGGCGGTGCAGATCACCCTGGGCATCAGCAATGTGCTGTTTCACCTGCCGTTGCCGGTGGCCGTGGCCCATAACGCGGGCGGCGCGGCGCTGTTGCTGACGATGGTGCTGGTCAACTATCACGCACGAACCAGCCTGGTTCGAGTCAGACAGCAGACGCCCGGACGCTGGCGCTTCAGCCCGCGTAAACACACGGCCGGGCCGATAACAATAAAAGGAGAAATGCCATGGCGACTCTGATCGGCGAACGTCACCGCCAAGCGATCTGGCGTGACTATCTGGAGCTGACCAAGCCGAAAGTCGTGGTGTTGATGCTGATCACGTCGCTGGTCGGTATGTTTCTCGCCACGCGTGCCGGGGTGCCGTGGACGGTGCTGGTGTTTGGCAACCTGGGGATCGGACTGTGCGCGGGCGGCGCGGCGGCGGTCAACCATGTGGTGGACCGGCGGATTGACGCGGTGATGGCGCGCACGCACAAGCGGCCACTGGCCGAAGGCCGGGTTTCACCAACCGCCGCACTGACCTTTGCGCTGTTATTGGCGGTGGCCGGGCAAGCCCTGCTGCTGGCGTTCACCAACCCGCTGACCGCCTGGCTGACCCTCGCCTCGCTGCTTGGCTATGCGGTGGTCTACACCGGTTTTCTCAAGCGGGCGACGCCGCAGAACATCGTTATCGGCGGACTGGCCGGCGCTGCGCCGCCACTGTTGGGTTGGGTCGCCGCTACCGGGCATGTCAGCGCCGAACCGCTGCTGCTGGTGCTGATTATCTTTGCCTGGACCCCGCCACACTTCTGGGCGCTGGCGATTCATCGCAAGGAGGAGTACGCCAAGGCCGATATTCCCATGCTGCCGGTGACCCACGGCGAGCATTACACCAAGATCCACATCCTGCTTTACACCTTTGCCCTGCTGGCCGTGAGCTTGATGCCCTATGTCATTCACATGAGCGGTTTGCTGTACCTGGTTTGCGCCCTGGGACTGGGCGCGAGGTTTCTGCAATGGGCCGTGGTGCTGTACCGTGGCACTCAGCCGCACGCGGCGATCAACACCTTCAAGTACTCTATTTATTACTTGTTCCTGCTGTTTATCGCCCTGCTCGTAGACCACTACTTAATGTTGAACCTATGACCCGAACCCAGAAAACCGTCTTCATTCTTGTTGCCCTGATCGCGCTGGTCCTGGGGCTTACCGTCAACAAAGTACTGTCTGGCAAAGGCCAGGGCGATCCGACTGCGCTGATCGACGCCGGGATCATCCTGTTGCCGCAAAGCCGTAACCTGCCGGACGTGCAGATGACCAATCAGGACGGCCAACCGGTCACGGTCAACGCTTTGAAAGGCAAGTGGAGCCTGCTGTTCTTTGGTTACACCTTCTGCCCGGACATCTGCCCGACCACCCTGGCACAGCTGCGGCAGATCAAGAGCGAGCTGCCAGCGGACGCGGTCGACAAGTTGCAGATCATTCTGGTCAGCGTCGACCCGAACCGCGACACCCCCAAGCAGCTCAAGCAGTACCTGGGCTACTTCGATCCGCAGTTTGTCGGCCTGACACCGGCTTCGGTCGAAGACCTGCAGAAAGTCGCCAATGCGGTGAGCATTCCGTTCATTCCGGCGGACACCAGCAAACCCAACTACACCGTCGACCACAGCGGCAACCTGGCGGTAATCGGGCCGGACGGCACCCAGCGCGGGTTCATTCGTGCACCGTTGAACAACACGAAACTGGTGGCCCAGTTGCCGGTGATGCTCAAGCGTATGTAGGCGCACAGCTTGCTGGCAATGGCGATCTTGCGGGCGCCATCGCCAGCAAGCTGTGCTCCTACAGTGGAAAGGGCCATAGCAGCCAGACGGGACACAGGCATAAAAAAACGGGGACACAGTGATTGTGTCCCCGTTTTGTTTTACATCAGCAGATCAGAACGCCGGCAATACCGCGCCTTTGTACTTCTCCAGAATGAACGCCTTCACTTCCGGGCTGTGCAGCGCAGCAACCAGTTTCTTCATCGCGTCGCTGTCCTTGTCGTCCGCGCGGGCGACCAGGATGTTCACGTAAGGCGAGTCCTTGCCTTCGATCACCAGCGCGTCCTTGGACGGATCGAGCTTGGCTTCCAGCGCGTAGTTGGTGTTGATCAGCGCCAGGTCGACCTGGGTCAGCACGCGCGGGATGGTCGCGGCTTCCAGTTCACGGAACTTCAGGTCTTTGGTGTTCTCGGTGATGTCCTTGACGGTCGACAGGATGTTTTTCGAATCCTTCAACTTGATCAGGCCAGCCTTCTCCAGCAGCAACAGTGCGCGGCCGCCGTTGGTGGCGTCGTTCGGGATCACCACGTTGGCGCCGCCTGGCAGTTCGGCAAGGGTCTTGTACTTGTTGGAGTACGCGCCCAGCGGCTCGAGGTGCACACCGGCAACGCTCACCAGGTGTGTGCCCTTGGCCTTGTTGAATTCATCGAGGTACGGCTGGTGCTGGAAGAAGTTGGCGTCCAGGCGTTTCTCGGCAACCTGTACGTTCGGCTGCACGTAGTCGGTGAACACCTTGACCTTGAGGTCGACGCCTTCTTTGGCCAGTGCCGGCTTCACGAACTCGAGGATTTCCGCGTGCGGAACCGGAGTAGCAGCGACGGTCAGGGTTTCAGCGGCCTGAGCGGAGAACGCTGCAACGGCAGCGAATGCGACGAGTAGTTTTTTCATCCAGCAAACTCCTTGTGAGGCGCCCTTTCGAGCGCCTGCCAGCCGTGGCCGGCGATTGCATTTATTTTCGGGAAAAGTGCACCACCAGCTTATCGCCGACGGTTTGCAGAACCTGGACCAGTACCAGCAGCAACACCACGGTCACCACCATCACGTCAGTCTGGAAGCGTTGGTAACCGAAGCGGATTGCCAGGTCACCCAAACCACCGGCACCGACCACACCGGCCATCGCCGTGTAGGACACCAGCGTAATCGCGGTCACCGTGATCGCTGCGAAGATGCCTGGGCGGGCTTCCGGCAGCAGCGCGTTGACGATGATCTGGCGGGTCGTCGCGCCCATGGCCTGGGTCGCTTCGATGATGCCGCGATCAACTTCACGCAGGGCAGTTTCCACCAGACGGGCGAAGAACGGCGTAGCGCCGACTACCAGCGGTGGAATCGCACCGCCGACGCCCAGCGAGGTGCCGGTGATCAACACGGTGAACGGGATCATCACGATCAGCAGAATGATGAACGGCAGCGAGCGCAGGATATTCACGATCAGCGACAGCAGCGCGTAAACGCCTTTGGCTTCGAGCAACTGGCGCGGGCTGCAGAGGAACAGCAACACACCCAGCGGCAGGCCGAGCAGTACGGTGAACAACAGCGAACCGCCAAGCATCAGCAAGGTGTCGCCGGTAGCCTGCCAGATTTCGAACCAGTCGATATTGGCGAAGAAACTCATCAGGGCTTCCATTAACGCAGCACCTCCATGTGGACGTCAGCCGCGGTGAAGCGGGCAAACGCCGCGTCCATGTCGCCGCCGGTGACCGCCAGGGTCAGTTGCCCGTAGGGGACGTCTTTGATGCGGTCGATACGACCGGCGAGGATGCTGTAGTCCACACCCGTTTCACGGGCGACGGTGCCCAGCAACGGCGCGTAGGTGGCGTCGCCCTGGAAGGTCAGACGCACGATACGGCCCGGCACGTGAGCGAAGTCGTCGCGCTGCTCGCTTTCGTCGATTTGCTCGTCTTCCTGCACGAATCGCTTGGTGGTCGGGTGCTTGGGGTGCAAGAACACGTCGGCCACCGGACCTTGCTCGACGATCACGCCGGCATCCATCACGGCGACCTGGTCGCAGACCCGGCGAATCACGTCCATTTCATGGGTGATCAACACGATGGTCAGGTTCAGCTCACGGTTGATCTCGGCCAACAGTTGCAGGACCGACGCGGTGGTTTGCGGGTCGAGGGCGCTGGTGGCTTCGTCACACAGCAGGATTTTTGGCTTGGTCGCCAGGGCGCGGGCGATGCCGACGCGCTGCTTCTGGCCACCGGACAACTGCGCCGGGTACTTCTTTGCGTGGTCGGACAGGCCGACGCGAGCCAGCAACTCGGCCACCCGTTGATCGATCTCGCTGCGCGACAGTTCACCGGCCAGGGTCAGTGGCAGTGCGACGTTGTCGGCAACTGTCTTGGAGGCCAGCAGGTTGAAGTGCTGGAAGATCATCCCGACTTGCTGACGGAAACGGCGCAGCGCATTGGCGTCCAGCGCGGTGACCTCTTCACCATCGACGATGATCTTGCCGCCGCTGGAGTCTTCCAGGCGGTTGATCAGGCGCAACAGGGTACTTTTTCCCGCACCGGAATGACCGATCAGGCCGTATACCTGACCGTTCTCAATCGACAGATTGGTAGGGTGCAGCGCGGGAATATCCTTACCGGCAACGCGGTAAGTTTTATGGACGTTTTGAAACTCGATCACGTAGCGAACCTTGTGGGGCGCGTTAGAAAAGGATCAGCGGTTAGCCGGGCGGGCATTTTAGCCTGTCCGTATAGAGGCTCTTAGCATTTATTTCGCATTCATCCAGTCATTTGGAAATAACGCGATAACCGGAAATGCAAAAGATCGGAGCCTCCGGCAGCTCCTACGGACCGATGTAGGCACTGCCGGAGGCTGCGATCTTCTTCTTTTAAGGCTTACGCGGCGTCAGAACCATCTGTGCCGGAACATTGCGCAGAATCTGTCGCTCGATCTTCAGGTCGAAGTCTGCATCCAGCTTCTTCACCCGTTTGGTCAGCAGCGTGGCCAGCCACGGGTAATCTTCGGTGCGCGGCGCCTGAATGCTGACGTCGCACTCATAACTCACCACATCGCTGGCAATCGCATCGAGTTGCCGACGCAATTGCTTGCTATCGGCGATGTTCAGCGCAACGGTGGTGCTCTCGGCCGTTGGGTCGATGACCTTGGCGACACGCTTGGCTTCGGCGGCTTTGAGGGCTGCCTCGGCCTGGTCCAGTTCGGCCTTGCGCGCGTGGCTGATGGCGTTGTTGACACCACCGGTCAGCGCCGGAGCTTTGGGCATCAACGCACGGGCCCGGCTCAGGGCCGTGGCGGCGGCATTCACGTCGCCTTTTTGCAGAACGATCTGGCTGCGTTGCAAATAGGCTTCGGCGAGTTGCCGTTGATATTGCTCCAGCGACTGATCGTTGGGTGATTCGGCCTGCAAGGCGGCCAATTGATCCTCGGCGGTGGCCAGTTCACTGCTGGCCAGGCTTTGCTCCAGCTGCGCGATCGCCGTAGCCCGTGCGTCCGGGACCTCGGGGGCCGGCGGCGTGCTTTGGCAGGCGCCAAGTAGCAGCGAAAATGCAACAAGGAGCAGATAACGGGAGGCGAACGGCTTCATTCCTGCGACTCTCTGATTGCGCAAAAAACGAGCAAGTCTACACCCCTCGACGGGGCAGGACAAAACTCAGCAGAAACAGCGCGGCGGCAGCCACCACAATCGATGGGCCGGCCGGCGTGTCCTTGAACCACGACAGCGCCAGGCCACCGCAGACCGCGAGTATACCGAGCAAACTCGCGCCCAAGGCCATCTGCTCTGGAGAACGTGCGTGACGTTGTGCCGCAGCCGCCGGGATGATCAGCAAGGAAGTAATCAGCAGCACGCCGACAATTTTCATCGCCACCGCGATCACCACCGCAATCAACAGCATCAAGGTCATGCGCAATGCTGCTACCGGCAGGCCTTCAACCGTGGCCAATTCTTCGTGCACGGTAATCGCCAGCAACGGCCGCCACAGCGCCACCAACAGCAGCATCACCGCCGCACTGCCGCCGAGGATCCACGCCAGATCGGTCGGGCTGATCGCCAGCAGGTCGCCGAACAGATAGGCCATCAGGTCGATCCGCACTTCATGCATGAAGCTTAGTACCACCAGGCCGAGAGAGAGCGTGCTCGGCGCAAGAATCCCCAACAAGGTATCGGAGGCCAGCGGCTGGCGCTGTTGCAAGGTCACCAGCAGCACGGCCAGCAACAGGCAGCCGACGGTCACCGCGATGGTCGGGCTGACATCCAGCAGAAAACCCAGCGCCACGCCGAGCAGCGCTGCATGGGACAGGGTGTCGCCGAAATAGGCCATGCGCCGCCAGACCACGAACGATCCCAGCGGACCTGCGACGGCGGCCAGGGCCAGGCCTGCGAGCAGGGCGTACAACAGAAAATCAGCCATGCTTGCAGCCATCTCCATGAACGTGGGTGTGAACGGTCGGTGCCGCGCTGACGACCGAGCCATGCAAGTCGTGGGCGTGGTCGTGATGGTGGTGATAGACCGCCAGGCTCTGCGCGTTCTTGCCGAACAGCTCGACGAACGCCGGGTCGCCGCTGACCTGCTCGGGATGCCCGGAGCAGCAGACATGGCGATTGAGGCAGACCACCTGGTCAGTGGTGCTCATCACCAGGTGCAGATCGTGGGAAACCATCAACACCCCGCAACCGTGGCGGTCGCGCAGGCGGGTGATCAGGCTATAGAGCTCGGCTTGTCCGGCCACATCGACGCCTTGCACCGGCTCGTCAAGCACCAGCAGTTCTGGCTCGCGCAACAGGGCGCGGGCCAGTAATACGCGCTGCATTTCGCCGCCGGAAACGCTTTGCACCGGGCTGTCGATCACCTGTTCGGCGCCGACTTCCTTGAGCGCTGCCAAGGCGCGGGCACGATCTACGCCCGGCACCAGGCGCAAGAAGCGCAGTACCGAGAGCGGCAAGGTCGGGTCAACATGCAGCTTCTGCGGCATATAGCCGACCCGCAGTTTCGGCTTGCGCCAGACGCTGCCGCTGTCGGGCTTGAGCAGGCCAAGCACGGCGCGGACCAGCGTGGTCTTGCCGGCGCCGTTGGGGCCGATCAGGGTAACGATCTGCCTCGGCTCGAC
Proteins encoded in this window:
- a CDS encoding MetQ/NlpA family ABC transporter substrate-binding protein, which encodes MKKLLVAFAAVAAFSAQAAETLTVAATPVPHAEILEFVKPALAKEGVDLKVKVFTDYVQPNVQVAEKRLDANFFQHQPYLDEFNKAKGTHLVSVAGVHLEPLGAYSNKYKTLAELPGGANVVIPNDATNGGRALLLLEKAGLIKLKDSKNILSTVKDITENTKDLKFRELEAATIPRVLTQVDLALINTNYALEAKLDPSKDALVIEGKDSPYVNILVARADDKDSDAMKKLVAALHSPEVKAFILEKYKGAVLPAF
- a CDS encoding methionine ABC transporter permease; the encoded protein is MEALMSFFANIDWFEIWQATGDTLLMLGGSLLFTVLLGLPLGVLLFLCSPRQLLEAKGVYALLSLIVNILRSLPFIILLIVMIPFTVLITGTSLGVGGAIPPLVVGATPFFARLVETALREVDRGIIEATQAMGATTRQIIVNALLPEARPGIFAAITVTAITLVSYTAMAGVVGAGGLGDLAIRFGYQRFQTDVMVVTVVLLLVLVQVLQTVGDKLVVHFSRK
- a CDS encoding methionine ABC transporter ATP-binding protein, with protein sequence MIEFQNVHKTYRVAGKDIPALHPTNLSIENGQVYGLIGHSGAGKSTLLRLINRLEDSSGGKIIVDGEEVTALDANALRRFRQQVGMIFQHFNLLASKTVADNVALPLTLAGELSRSEIDQRVAELLARVGLSDHAKKYPAQLSGGQKQRVGIARALATKPKILLCDEATSALDPQTTASVLQLLAEINRELNLTIVLITHEMDVIRRVCDQVAVMDAGVIVEQGPVADVFLHPKHPTTKRFVQEDEQIDESEQRDDFAHVPGRIVRLTFQGDATYAPLLGTVARETGVDYSILAGRIDRIKDVPYGQLTLAVTGGDMDAAFARFTAADVHMEVLR
- the znuB gene encoding zinc ABC transporter permease subunit ZnuB — its product is MADFLLYALLAGLALAAVAGPLGSFVVWRRMAYFGDTLSHAALLGVALGFLLDVSPTIAVTVGCLLLAVLLVTLQQRQPLASDTLLGILAPSTLSLGLVVLSFMHEVRIDLMAYLFGDLLAISPTDLAWILGGSAAVMLLLVALWRPLLAITVHEELATVEGLPVAALRMTLMLLIAVVIAVAMKIVGVLLITSLLIIPAAAAQRHARSPEQMALGASLLGILAVCGGLALSWFKDTPAGPSIVVAAAALFLLSFVLPRRGV
- the znuC gene encoding zinc ABC transporter ATP-binding protein ZnuC: MSTALIRLNQVAVTFAGQSVLDNIELSVEPRQIVTLIGPNGAGKTTLVRAVLGLLKPDSGSVWRKPKLRVGYMPQKLHVDPTLPLSVLRFLRLVPGVDRARALAALKEVGAEQVIDSPVQSVSGGEMQRVLLARALLREPELLVLDEPVQGVDVAGQAELYSLITRLRDRHGCGVLMVSHDLHLVMSTTDQVVCLNRHVCCSGHPEQVSGDPAFVELFGKNAQSLAVYHHHHDHAHDLHGSVVSAAPTVHTHVHGDGCKHG
- a CDS encoding SCO family protein, with amino-acid sequence MTRTQKTVFILVALIALVLGLTVNKVLSGKGQGDPTALIDAGIILLPQSRNLPDVQMTNQDGQPVTVNALKGKWSLLFFGYTFCPDICPTTLAQLRQIKSELPADAVDKLQIILVSVDPNRDTPKQLKQYLGYFDPQFVGLTPASVEDLQKVANAVSIPFIPADTSKPNYTVDHSGNLAVIGPDGTQRGFIRAPLNNTKLVAQLPVMLKRM
- the cyoE gene encoding heme o synthase, with translation MATLIGERHRQAIWRDYLELTKPKVVVLMLITSLVGMFLATRAGVPWTVLVFGNLGIGLCAGGAAAVNHVVDRRIDAVMARTHKRPLAEGRVSPTAALTFALLLAVAGQALLLAFTNPLTAWLTLASLLGYAVVYTGFLKRATPQNIVIGGLAGAAPPLLGWVAATGHVSAEPLLLVLIIFAWTPPHFWALAIHRKEEYAKADIPMLPVTHGEHYTKIHILLYTFALLAVSLMPYVIHMSGLLYLVCALGLGARFLQWAVVLYRGTQPHAAINTFKYSIYYLFLLFIALLVDHYLMLNL
- a CDS encoding PA5502 family lipoprotein — translated: MKPFASRYLLLVAFSLLLGACQSTPPAPEVPDARATAIAQLEQSLASSELATAEDQLAALQAESPNDQSLEQYQRQLAEAYLQRSQIVLQKGDVNAAATALSRARALMPKAPALTGGVNNAISHARKAELDQAEAALKAAEAKRVAKVIDPTAESTTVALNIADSKQLRRQLDAIASDVVSYECDVSIQAPRTEDYPWLATLLTKRVKKLDADFDLKIERQILRNVPAQMVLTPRKP